One stretch of Bosea vaviloviae DNA includes these proteins:
- the ptsP gene encoding phosphoenolpyruvate--protein phosphotransferase translates to MRGALGGPGVLLRRLREVMAASISPQERLDRLVVLIAGNLVAEVCSVYVLREDGSLELYATEGLNREAVHLTLMRAGEGLVGLIAREAEPLALSDAQNHPAFSYRPETGEEIYRSFLGVPILRGGAVMGVLVIQNRATRLYSEEEIESLQTTAMIMAEMIAAGGLKSLAPPGASIGLDRPIHGIGVSLADGVGLGHAVLHEPRVAITNLIAENPASEVKRLEAAIAEMRTSIDELLERGDVAHTGEHREVLETFRMFAHDQGWLRRMREVVMTGLTAEAAVERVQSDTRAKMLRQTDPYLRERLHDLDDLANRLLRTLMGKANGVAREELPENAILIARSMGPAALLDYDRANLRGLVLEEGGPTSHIAIVARALGIPAVGEIVNATALVQAGDAVIVDGQAGEVQIRPQPDVENAYKDKARLRARKQEQYRKLKSMPAVTKDGVPILLQINAGLLVDMPNIEATAASGIGLFRTELQFMVAEHMPTTSEQQALYNAVLDQAQGKPVTFRTLDIGGDKVLPYMERVEEENPALGWRAIRIGLDKPRLLRAQLRALLRAGAGRDMKIMLPMIATVDEFQRARMIVGREQAMLAKHGHAPPLSLQLGVMVEVPSLLFELAEIAREADFLSIGTNDLMQFLFAADRENKRVADRFDPLSVSALRALRSIVEAASEAKCPVTVCGEMGGKPLETMALIGLGYRAFSMSAASIGPVKAMLRALDVERLRERLDWMLASPDGVASLRPQLAALAAEFKVPV, encoded by the coding sequence ATGCGAGGCGCTCTCGGAGGACCAGGCGTTCTGCTGCGCCGCCTCCGCGAGGTGATGGCAGCGTCAATCAGCCCGCAGGAGCGGCTGGACCGGCTTGTCGTCCTGATCGCTGGCAATCTCGTCGCCGAGGTCTGCTCGGTCTACGTCCTGCGTGAGGACGGCTCACTCGAACTCTACGCCACCGAGGGCCTCAACCGCGAGGCGGTCCATCTCACCTTGATGCGCGCCGGCGAGGGCCTCGTCGGCTTGATCGCGCGCGAGGCCGAGCCGCTGGCGCTGTCGGACGCGCAAAACCACCCGGCCTTCTCCTACCGCCCCGAGACGGGTGAGGAGATCTACCGCTCCTTCCTCGGCGTGCCGATCCTGCGCGGCGGCGCGGTCATGGGCGTCCTCGTCATCCAGAACCGCGCGACGCGGCTCTACAGCGAGGAGGAGATCGAATCGCTGCAGACCACCGCCATGATCATGGCGGAGATGATCGCGGCCGGCGGCTTGAAATCGCTCGCGCCGCCCGGCGCCTCGATCGGCCTCGACCGCCCGATCCATGGCATCGGCGTCTCGCTTGCCGATGGCGTCGGTCTTGGCCATGCCGTGCTGCACGAGCCGCGTGTCGCCATCACCAACCTGATCGCCGAGAATCCGGCGAGCGAGGTCAAGCGGCTCGAGGCCGCCATCGCCGAGATGCGAACCTCGATCGATGAACTGCTCGAACGCGGTGACGTCGCCCATACCGGCGAGCACAGGGAGGTGCTCGAGACCTTCCGCATGTTCGCCCATGACCAGGGCTGGCTCAGGCGCATGCGCGAGGTCGTGATGACCGGCCTGACGGCGGAGGCCGCCGTCGAGCGCGTCCAGTCCGACACGCGCGCGAAGATGCTGCGCCAGACCGACCCTTATCTGCGCGAGCGCCTGCACGATCTCGACGATCTCGCCAACCGCCTGCTGCGCACGCTGATGGGCAAGGCCAACGGCGTCGCGCGCGAGGAGCTGCCCGAGAACGCCATCCTGATCGCGCGCTCGATGGGCCCTGCGGCGCTGCTCGACTATGACCGCGCCAATCTGCGTGGCCTGGTGCTGGAGGAGGGCGGCCCGACCAGCCATATCGCCATCGTGGCGCGCGCGCTCGGCATCCCGGCCGTCGGCGAGATCGTCAATGCGACCGCGCTCGTCCAGGCGGGCGACGCCGTCATCGTCGATGGCCAGGCCGGCGAGGTCCAGATCCGGCCGCAGCCCGACGTCGAGAACGCCTATAAGGACAAGGCGCGCCTGCGCGCCCGCAAGCAGGAGCAGTACCGCAAGCTCAAGAGCATGCCCGCGGTCACCAAGGACGGCGTCCCGATCCTGCTCCAGATCAATGCCGGGCTCCTCGTCGACATGCCCAATATCGAGGCGACGGCGGCCTCGGGTATCGGCCTGTTCCGCACTGAACTGCAATTCATGGTCGCCGAGCACATGCCGACGACCAGCGAGCAGCAGGCCCTCTACAATGCCGTGCTGGACCAGGCGCAAGGCAAGCCCGTGACCTTCCGCACGCTCGATATCGGTGGCGATAAGGTGCTGCCCTATATGGAGCGCGTCGAGGAGGAGAACCCGGCCCTGGGCTGGCGCGCCATCCGCATCGGCCTGGACAAGCCGCGGCTTCTGCGCGCGCAGCTGCGCGCGCTGCTGCGCGCCGGCGCCGGCCGCGACATGAAGATCATGCTGCCGATGATCGCGACCGTCGACGAGTTCCAGCGCGCGCGCATGATCGTTGGGCGCGAGCAGGCGATGCTGGCCAAGCACGGTCACGCGCCGCCGCTCAGCCTTCAGCTCGGCGTCATGGTCGAGGTGCCTTCGCTGCTCTTCGAGCTGGCGGAGATCGCGCGTGAAGCCGATTTCCTCTCGATCGGCACCAATGACCTGATGCAGTTCCTGTTCGCGGCCGACCGCGAGAACAAGCGCGTCGCCGACCGTTTCGATCCGCTGAGCGTGAGCGCCTTGCGGGCGCTGCGCAGCATCGTCGAGGCCGCCTCCGAGGCGAAATGTCCGGTCACGGTCTGCGGCGAGATGGGCGGCAAGCCCCTGGAGACGATGGCGCTGATCGGCCTCGGCTACCGCGCCTTCTCGATGTCGGCGGCCTCGATCGGCCCGGTCAAGGCAATGCTGCGCGCGCTCGACGTGGAGAGGCTGCGCGAGCGGCTCGACTGGATGCTGGCCTCGCCGGATGGCGTCGCCAGCCTGCGGCCGCAACTGGCGGCGCTCGCCGCCGAATTCAAGGTTCCGGTCTAG
- the prfA gene encoding peptide chain release factor 1, which produces MSLQLPQDRLDAIVARHAAAMAEINSATDAVRTVELAKELSELDPVVTAIAAWRQALTTLDEAQALIEDPATDSEFRDLAYEERDAARSEIETRAREILIALLPKDAADERGVILEIRAGTGGDEASLFAGDLLRMYQRYAAQKGWSVDIMSESEGTVGGFKEVIAEIAGKGVYAKLKYESGVHRVQRVPDTETSGRIHTSAATVAMLPLAGDVDIVLKDDEIRIDTMRAGGAGGQHVNKTESAVRLTHLPSGIAVVVQDERSQHKNKARAYELLRAKLYDIERSRADADRAADRRSQIGSGDRSERIRTYNFPQGRVTDHRINLTLYKLDEMMQGLVLDEIIDALTAEQQARLLATENGA; this is translated from the coding sequence ATGTCCCTTCAGCTTCCGCAAGATCGTCTCGATGCCATCGTGGCGCGCCATGCCGCCGCCATGGCCGAGATCAACAGCGCGACCGATGCGGTGCGGACCGTCGAACTCGCCAAGGAGCTCTCCGAGCTCGATCCGGTGGTGACAGCCATTGCCGCCTGGCGGCAGGCGCTCACGACGCTGGACGAGGCGCAGGCGCTGATCGAGGATCCCGCCACCGATTCCGAGTTCCGCGATCTGGCTTATGAGGAGCGCGACGCCGCGCGCAGCGAGATCGAGACCCGCGCCCGCGAGATCCTGATCGCGCTTTTACCCAAGGACGCCGCCGACGAGCGCGGCGTCATCCTCGAAATCCGGGCCGGCACGGGCGGCGACGAGGCCTCGCTCTTCGCCGGCGATCTCCTGCGCATGTATCAGCGCTATGCCGCCCAGAAAGGCTGGAGCGTCGACATCATGTCCGAAAGCGAGGGCACGGTCGGGGGCTTCAAGGAGGTCATCGCCGAGATCGCGGGCAAGGGCGTCTATGCGAAGTTGAAATACGAATCCGGCGTGCACCGCGTCCAGCGCGTGCCCGATACCGAGACGAGCGGGCGCATCCACACTTCGGCTGCGACGGTGGCGATGCTGCCGCTCGCGGGCGATGTCGACATCGTCTTGAAAGACGACGAAATCCGCATCGACACGATGCGGGCCGGCGGCGCCGGCGGCCAGCACGTCAACAAGACGGAATCGGCTGTCCGCCTGACCCATCTTCCCAGCGGTATCGCGGTCGTGGTCCAGGACGAGCGCTCCCAGCACAAGAACAAGGCCCGCGCCTATGAATTGCTGCGGGCAAAGCTATACGACATCGAGCGCAGCCGCGCCGATGCCGATCGTGCCGCCGACCGGCGCTCCCAGATCGGGTCCGGCGACCGCTCCGAGCGCATCCGCACCTATAATTTCCCGCAAGGGCGCGTCACCGATCACCGCATCAACCTGACGCTCTACAAGCTCGACGAGATGATGCAGGGGCTCGTGCTCGACGAGATCATCGATGCGCTGACGGCCGAGCAGCAGGCGAGGCTGCTCGCCACCGAAAACGGCGCCTGA
- the prmC gene encoding peptide chain release factor N(5)-glutamine methyltransferase, translated as MFDARRNLAARLREAGVETAAMDARILVEAAMGENADLDPLQPLDAAMLGRLDSFATRRLAGEPVWRILGEREFWSLPFRLSPATLEPRPDSETIVEAALGVLAERRDQAISILDLGTGTGCLLVALLSECKAARGVGVDLSEEACETAAGNAERNGVGARARFRQGDWMAGLSERFDLIVSNPPYIPAGDIAGLDAAVREHDPLRALDGGEDGLVAYRALAAGLPRQIAPGGAVVLEIGAGQEADVVAIMAAMGLVHRGSRRDLGGHTRALIFTLE; from the coding sequence ATGTTCGACGCGCGGCGAAATCTCGCCGCGCGCCTTCGCGAGGCCGGCGTCGAGACGGCGGCGATGGATGCGCGCATCCTGGTCGAGGCGGCGATGGGCGAGAACGCGGATCTCGATCCGCTCCAGCCCCTCGACGCCGCCATGCTCGGCAGGCTCGATAGCTTCGCGACGCGGCGGCTGGCGGGCGAGCCGGTCTGGAGAATTCTCGGCGAGCGGGAGTTCTGGAGCCTGCCCTTTCGCCTCTCGCCGGCAACATTGGAGCCGCGTCCCGACAGCGAGACGATCGTCGAGGCGGCGCTTGGCGTGCTCGCAGAGCGCCGCGATCAGGCCATCTCGATTCTCGATCTCGGCACCGGTACGGGCTGCCTGCTGGTCGCCTTGCTGAGCGAATGCAAAGCGGCGCGCGGCGTCGGCGTCGATCTCTCGGAGGAGGCGTGCGAGACGGCTGCGGGCAATGCCGAGCGCAATGGCGTCGGCGCGCGCGCGCGCTTCCGCCAGGGGGACTGGATGGCCGGTTTGAGCGAACGCTTCGACCTCATCGTCTCGAACCCGCCCTATATCCCGGCCGGAGACATCGCCGGGCTGGATGCCGCTGTCCGGGAACATGACCCGTTGCGCGCGCTCGATGGCGGGGAGGACGGGCTCGTCGCCTACCGGGCGCTCGCCGCCGGCCTGCCCCGGCAGATCGCTCCGGGCGGTGCGGTCGTGCTCGAGATCGGCGCGGGTCAGGAGGCGGATGTGGTCGCGATCATGGCAGCCATGGGGCTGGTCCATCGCGGCTCGCGGCGCGATCTTGGTGGGCATACGCGCGCCCTGATCTTCACGCTTGAATGA
- a CDS encoding DUF4167 domain-containing protein, with protein MRGRNNNNNNSNNNGNRKTPNPLQRGYESNGPDVKVRGTAQHVAEKYLQLARDAQSSGDPVAAENYFQHAEHYYRILLAAQEQMSQQFGHSFPPNRGFVDDSEEGEEEGDDDGQSFQPGGQQPDFRNGGMNGNGNGYSTNGAPRQDGDSGDGQQNNGQRFDRQPRNQQDRPNQDRPNNDRPNQDRPNQDRQNNDRNGNRRFDRNDRNDRGERRFDRPEGGQNNQGGYAPRPDAPRSDIPVVSSEQPEVIAAPVQSERRFERADRPERTDRPERAPRPERRPRREVEAEPADDVSGALPSFLTTPVRVPVAVVEEPVTVAPAPADTEEAPAVEAAAKRPRGRRRSPREVMDALGSDADNITE; from the coding sequence ATGCGCGGCCGTAACAACAACAATAATAACAGCAACAACAACGGCAATCGGAAAACTCCCAATCCGTTGCAGCGCGGCTATGAGTCGAACGGACCGGACGTCAAGGTTCGCGGCACTGCGCAGCATGTTGCCGAGAAGTACTTGCAGCTGGCGCGCGACGCGCAATCCTCCGGCGATCCGGTAGCGGCCGAGAACTACTTCCAGCACGCGGAGCATTATTACCGCATCCTGCTGGCGGCCCAGGAGCAAATGTCGCAGCAGTTCGGCCACAGCTTCCCGCCCAATCGCGGCTTCGTCGATGATTCCGAGGAAGGCGAGGAGGAGGGGGATGACGATGGTCAGTCCTTCCAGCCCGGCGGTCAGCAGCCCGATTTCCGCAATGGCGGCATGAACGGCAATGGCAACGGCTACTCCACCAATGGCGCGCCGCGTCAGGACGGTGATTCGGGCGACGGCCAGCAGAACAACGGCCAGCGCTTCGATCGGCAGCCGCGCAATCAGCAAGACCGTCCGAACCAAGACCGTCCAAACAACGACCGTCCGAACCAAGACCGTCCGAACCAAGACCGCCAGAACAACGATCGGAACGGCAATCGCCGCTTCGACCGGAACGATCGCAATGATCGTGGCGAGCGCAGGTTCGACCGTCCCGAGGGTGGCCAGAACAACCAGGGTGGCTATGCGCCCCGTCCCGATGCGCCGCGCTCCGATATCCCGGTCGTGTCGTCCGAGCAGCCCGAGGTGATCGCGGCTCCGGTGCAAAGCGAGCGTCGCTTCGAACGCGCGGATCGTCCCGAGCGCACGGATCGCCCCGAGCGTGCACCGCGCCCCGAGCGCCGCCCTCGTCGCGAGGTCGAAGCCGAGCCGGCTGACGATGTTTCGGGCGCGCTGCCGTCCTTCCTGACCACGCCGGTCAGGGTTCCGGTCGCGGTTGTCGAGGAGCCTGTCACTGTCGCGCCCGCGCCTGCGGATACGGAAGAGGCTCCGGCCGTCGAGGCCGCCGCCAAGCGCCCGCGCGGCCGTCGCCGCTCGCCGCGCGAGGTCATGGATGCGCTCGGATCGGACGCAGACAACATCACGGAGTGA
- a CDS encoding MOSC domain-containing protein translates to MRIASLYRYPVKGLSPERLPRATLTRGQYFPGDRLFAIENGPSGFDPAEPVHQTKIKYLMLMRNEALARLRTRYDDASGDLVIDHEGEQALRASTVTAEGHERITAFFEAFMPDELRGTPRWLGAPEGYRFTDSPKGFVSIINLASVAELASRVGSPLDPLRFRGNVMVEGLAPWAEFDLVGQELATTSGARLRVTKRIVRCAATNVDPQTGLRDQQIPKALMDAYGHADCGVYCEVLEGGTLTEGEALNLAPAPAQTALGIA, encoded by the coding sequence ATGCGCATCGCCTCGCTTTATCGCTATCCGGTCAAGGGGCTGTCGCCCGAACGCCTGCCCCGCGCCACCCTGACCAGGGGCCAGTATTTTCCAGGCGACCGCCTTTTCGCGATCGAGAACGGCCCCTCCGGCTTCGACCCGGCGGAGCCGGTCCATCAGACGAAGATCAAGTATCTGATGCTGATGCGCAACGAAGCGCTGGCGCGACTGCGCACGCGCTATGACGACGCCAGCGGCGATCTCGTCATCGACCATGAGGGCGAGCAAGCACTGCGCGCCAGCACGGTCACCGCTGAGGGACACGAACGGATCACGGCCTTCTTCGAAGCCTTCATGCCAGACGAATTGCGCGGCACGCCGCGCTGGCTCGGCGCGCCGGAGGGCTATCGCTTCACCGATTCGCCCAAGGGCTTCGTCTCGATCATCAACCTCGCCAGCGTCGCCGAACTGGCAAGCCGCGTCGGCTCGCCGCTCGATCCCCTGCGCTTCCGCGGCAATGTCATGGTCGAGGGGCTGGCGCCTTGGGCCGAGTTCGACCTCGTCGGGCAGGAACTCGCGACGACCTCGGGCGCGCGGCTGCGCGTGACCAAGCGGATCGTCCGCTGCGCCGCGACCAATGTCGATCCGCAGACGGGCTTGCGCGACCAGCAGATCCCCAAGGCCCTGATGGACGCTTATGGCCATGCCGATTGCGGCGTCTATTGCGAGGTCCTCGAAGGCGGCACGCTGACGGAGGGCGAGGCGCTGAACCTCGCGCCCGCCCCCGCGCAAACGGCGCTCGGCATCGCCTGA
- a CDS encoding DUF2293 domain-containing protein — MAGTKRQQAIRKALRALAPGIPLSDAEAVLTLAERRHMKDLPPATALWLALGSHVRHVHTDYEQLLTDGYEREAARFFVADETDAVLAGWGCQRSVSETGDAEEEAVRTHLQRR, encoded by the coding sequence ATGGCGGGCACAAAACGGCAGCAGGCGATTCGCAAGGCGCTGCGGGCGCTCGCGCCCGGCATCCCACTATCGGACGCCGAGGCTGTCCTGACGCTTGCCGAGCGCCGCCACATGAAGGACCTGCCGCCTGCGACTGCGCTCTGGCTCGCACTCGGCAGCCATGTCCGCCATGTCCACACCGATTACGAGCAGTTGCTCACTGATGGCTATGAGCGCGAGGCGGCGCGCTTCTTCGTCGCCGACGAGACCGACGCGGTGCTTGCGGGCTGGGGCTGCCAGCGCTCCGTGAGCGAGACCGGAGACGCGGAGGAGGAGGCGGTCAGGACGCATCTGCAGCGGCGATGA
- the clpB gene encoding ATP-dependent chaperone ClpB yields MNIEKYTDRSKGFLQAAQTIAQREGHQQFTPEHLLKALLDDNEGMAAGLIGRAGGDAKLALQLTDTALAKLPKVSGGGASGPHLTPGLARVFDTAEKAAEKAGDSFVTVERLLLALAIEKDSEAGKALAKAGVNPQGLNAAIEAIRKGRTADSASAEQSYDALKKYARDLTAAAREGKLDPVIGRDEEIRRTIQVLSRRTKNNPVLIGEPGVGKTAIAEGLALRIVNGDVPESLKDKELLSLDMGSLIAGAKYRGEFEERLKAVLNEVSAADGGVILFIDEMHTLVGAGKADGAMDASNLLKPALARGDLHCIGATTLDEYRKYVEKDAALARRFQPVFVDEPSVEDTVSILRGLKEKYEQHHRVRITDSALVAATTLSNRYITDRFLPDKAIDLMDEASARLRMQVDSKPEELDSIDREIVRLRIEQEALKKESDAGSKERLKRLESELADLETRSATITAKWKAEKDKLGQAAEIKTKLDNARNELAQAQRKGEYQRAGELAYGEIPQLEKLLGEIEAIGDTSGMVEEAVTADHVAQIVSRWTGVPVDRMLQGEKEKLLRMEEVLAARVVGQREAVEAVSTAVRRARAGLQDPNRPIGSFMFLGPTGVGKTELTKALAAFLFDDDTAMVRIDMSEYMEKHSVARLIGAPPGYVGYEEGGALTEAVRRRPYQVVLFDEVEKAHPDVFNVLLQVLDDGRLTDGQGRTVDFRNVLIIMTSNLGSEYLVNQPEGEDSDAVRDEVMSVVRQAFRPEFLNRIDDIILFHRLQRADMGAIVDIQMTRLAKLLTDRKITLELSEQAREWLAEKGYDPAYGARPLKRVIQKSVQDPLAELLLAGKIHDGETVPVTVGPTSLMLGDVAAVKEKRPAGVALN; encoded by the coding sequence ATGAATATCGAGAAATACACCGACAGGTCCAAAGGGTTCCTGCAGGCGGCGCAGACCATTGCGCAGCGCGAGGGCCACCAGCAATTCACGCCGGAGCATCTGCTCAAGGCGCTGCTCGACGACAATGAGGGCATGGCGGCGGGCCTCATCGGGCGCGCCGGCGGCGACGCGAAGCTCGCCTTGCAGCTCACCGACACGGCGCTCGCCAAGTTGCCGAAGGTCTCGGGCGGCGGTGCCTCGGGCCCGCATCTGACGCCGGGCCTGGCCCGCGTCTTCGACACGGCGGAGAAGGCGGCGGAGAAGGCAGGGGATAGCTTCGTCACGGTCGAGCGGCTGTTGCTGGCGCTCGCCATCGAGAAGGATTCCGAGGCCGGCAAGGCGCTCGCCAAGGCTGGCGTCAATCCGCAGGGGCTCAACGCCGCGATCGAGGCGATCCGCAAGGGCCGCACCGCCGATTCCGCTTCGGCCGAGCAGAGCTATGACGCGCTGAAGAAATACGCCCGCGACCTCACCGCCGCGGCGCGCGAGGGCAAGCTCGACCCGGTCATCGGCCGCGACGAGGAGATCCGCCGCACCATCCAGGTGCTGTCGCGCCGGACCAAGAACAACCCCGTGCTGATCGGCGAGCCCGGCGTCGGCAAGACCGCCATTGCCGAAGGGCTGGCGCTGCGCATCGTCAATGGCGATGTGCCCGAAAGCCTGAAGGACAAGGAACTGCTCTCGCTCGACATGGGCTCGCTGATCGCGGGTGCAAAATATCGCGGAGAGTTCGAGGAGCGGCTGAAGGCAGTGCTGAACGAGGTCTCGGCTGCCGATGGCGGCGTCATCCTCTTCATCGACGAGATGCACACGCTTGTCGGCGCCGGCAAGGCGGATGGGGCGATGGACGCTTCCAACCTGCTCAAGCCCGCCTTGGCGCGCGGTGATCTGCATTGCATCGGCGCGACCACGCTCGACGAGTATCGCAAATATGTCGAGAAGGACGCGGCCTTGGCGCGGCGTTTCCAGCCGGTTTTCGTCGATGAGCCCTCAGTCGAGGACACAGTCTCGATCCTGCGCGGCCTGAAGGAGAAATACGAGCAGCACCACCGCGTCCGCATCACGGATTCGGCGCTGGTCGCGGCGACGACGCTCTCGAACCGCTACATCACCGACCGTTTCCTGCCCGACAAGGCGATCGACCTGATGGACGAGGCCTCGGCGCGGCTGCGCATGCAGGTCGATTCCAAGCCCGAGGAGCTCGACTCGATCGACCGCGAGATCGTGCGTCTCAGGATCGAGCAGGAGGCGCTGAAGAAAGAGAGCGACGCCGGCTCGAAGGAGCGATTGAAGCGGCTTGAATCCGAGCTTGCCGATCTCGAAACCCGCTCGGCCACGATCACTGCGAAGTGGAAGGCCGAGAAGGACAAGCTCGGCCAGGCTGCCGAGATCAAGACGAAGCTCGACAATGCCCGCAACGAACTCGCGCAGGCGCAGCGCAAGGGCGAGTATCAGCGCGCCGGCGAGCTTGCCTATGGCGAGATTCCGCAGCTCGAGAAGCTGTTGGGCGAGATCGAGGCCATTGGCGACACCTCGGGCATGGTCGAGGAGGCGGTCACGGCCGACCATGTCGCCCAGATCGTCAGCCGCTGGACCGGCGTGCCGGTCGATCGCATGCTTCAGGGCGAGAAGGAAAAGCTGCTGCGAATGGAGGAGGTCCTGGCGGCGCGCGTCGTCGGCCAGCGCGAGGCGGTCGAAGCCGTCTCGACGGCGGTTCGGCGTGCTCGCGCCGGCTTGCAGGACCCCAACCGGCCGATCGGCTCCTTCATGTTTCTGGGCCCCACAGGCGTCGGCAAGACCGAGCTGACCAAGGCGCTGGCGGCGTTCCTGTTCGACGACGACACCGCGATGGTGCGTATCGACATGTCCGAATACATGGAGAAGCACTCGGTCGCCCGCTTGATCGGCGCGCCTCCCGGCTATGTCGGCTATGAGGAGGGCGGGGCGCTGACGGAAGCGGTGCGGCGCCGGCCTTATCAGGTCGTGCTGTTCGACGAGGTCGAGAAGGCCCACCCCGATGTCTTCAATGTGCTGCTGCAGGTGCTCGATGACGGGCGCCTGACCGACGGCCAGGGCCGCACGGTCGATTTCCGCAACGTGCTGATCATCATGACCTCGAACCTTGGTTCGGAATATCTGGTGAACCAGCCCGAGGGCGAGGATTCAGACGCGGTCCGCGACGAGGTCATGAGCGTGGTCAGGCAGGCCTTCCGGCCGGAATTCCTGAACCGCATCGACGACATCATCCTGTTCCACCGCTTGCAGCGGGCGGATATGGGCGCGATCGTCGATATCCAGATGACCCGCCTCGCCAAGCTCCTGACCGATCGCAAGATCACGCTGGAGCTGTCCGAGCAGGCCCGCGAATGGCTGGCCGAGAAGGGCTACGACCCGGCCTATGGCGCGCGCCCGCTGAAGCGCGTGATCCAGAAGTCGGTGCAGGATCCGCTGGCCGAGCTGTTGCTGGCCGGGAAGATCCATGATGGCGAGACCGTGCCGGTCACGGTCGGCCCGACCAGCCTGATGCTGGGCGACGTCGCTGCCGTGAAGGAGAAGCGGCCGGCCGGCGTGGCGTTGAACTGA
- the metW gene encoding methionine biosynthesis protein MetW encodes MALTDLHTNRIDLKLVAEMVTPGSRVLDVGCGDGELLALLADSRHVDARGIELSREGVAGCVARGLSVIQGDADTDLADYPDDSFDYVILSQTIQATRNPRLVLEQMLRIGRRAIVSFPNFGHWRMRTQVFFMGRMPVTDSLPYAWWDTPNIHFCTIRDFVTLCDTIGAEKERAVALDAAGGKVGVSAPWWLWNLFGAQAVFLLKRG; translated from the coding sequence ATGGCCCTGACCGATCTCCACACCAACCGCATCGACCTGAAGCTCGTCGCCGAGATGGTGACGCCGGGCTCGCGCGTGCTCGATGTCGGCTGCGGCGATGGCGAATTGCTGGCGCTGCTGGCCGATAGCCGCCATGTCGATGCGCGCGGCATCGAGCTCTCCCGCGAGGGCGTCGCCGGCTGCGTCGCGCGCGGGCTCTCCGTGATCCAGGGCGACGCCGACACCGACCTCGCCGATTACCCCGATGACAGCTTCGACTATGTGATCCTGTCGCAGACCATCCAGGCGACGCGCAATCCGCGCCTCGTGCTGGAGCAGATGCTGCGGATCGGCCGGCGCGCCATCGTCTCCTTCCCGAATTTCGGGCATTGGCGGATGCGCACGCAGGTCTTCTTCATGGGCCGCATGCCGGTGACGGATTCCCTGCCCTATGCCTGGTGGGACACGCCCAACATCCATTTCTGCACGATCCGCGATTTCGTGACGCTCTGCGACACGATCGGCGCGGAAAAGGAGCGCGCCGTCGCCCTCGACGCCGCCGGCGGCAAGGTCGGCGTCAGCGCGCCCTGGTGGCTCTGGAACCTGTTCGGCGCACAGGCGGTGTTTTTGCTGAAACGGGGATAG